In the genome of Ctenopharyngodon idella isolate HZGC_01 chromosome 19, HZGC01, whole genome shotgun sequence, one region contains:
- the grinaa gene encoding glutamate receptor, ionotropic, N-methyl D-aspartate-associated protein 1a (glutamate binding): MSQEKPTYPMMGENNPLHSNVYEPPKMDAFGMPPPNYSQGPVAPPYVAPGPYVQSGYGQPGYGQPGYGQPGYNQPTAPGFGPAPYPQMPYPQTGYAQGPYPQSPYQQGPGQPAFGVDPNASVESPGYHGGDGPPSYYGNDEFTNSGWEDKSIRQAFIRKVFMVLTVQLLVTFSFVAVFTFSTDVKVFVRRNRWTYYVSYAIFFVALIVLSCCGEFRRKHPWNLVALSILTLSLSYMVGMIASFYDTDTVIMAVGITVVVCFTVVLFSLQSKYDFTSCWGVLFVCLIVLFLASFLCIFIQNKILHIVYASLGALLFTCFLAVDTQLLLGNKKLAISPEEYVYAALNLYTDIINIFLYILTIVGRARD; the protein is encoded by the exons ATGTCCCAGGAAAAGCCCACCTACCCTATGATGGGGGAGAACAACCCCCTTCACAGCAATGTCTACGAGCCGCCCAAAATGGATGCCTTTGGAATGCCTCCGCCTAACTACAGCCAGGGTCCAGTGGCCCCTCCGTATGTTGCACCGGGGCCCTACGTCCAGTCTGGTTATGGCCAGCCCGGTTACGGCCAGCCCGGTTACGGTCAGCCCGGTTACAACCAACCTACGGCACCAGGGTTCGGCCCTGCACCGTATCCACAGATGCCATACCCACAGACGGGCTACGCTCAGGGGCCGTACCCTCAGAGCCCATACCAGCAGGGGCCCGGCCAGCCTGCCTTTGGTGTAGATCCTAATG CTTCTGTAGAGAGCCCTGGATACCATGGTGGAGATGGACCGCCCTCTTACTATGGCAATGATGAGTTTACAAACTCCGGCTGGGAAGATAAGAGTATCCGACAGGCCTTCATTAGAAAG GTGTTTATGGTCTTGACTGTGCAGCTGCTGGTCACCTTCTCTTTTGTTGCCGTTTTCACCTTTTCAACTGATGTCAAAGTGTTTGTACGGAGAAATCGGTGGACGTACTATGTGTCCTACGCTATCTTCTTTGTGGCACTCATCGTTCTCAGCTGCTGTGGAGAGTTTCGCCGGAAGCACCCGTGGAACCTGGTGGCACTG TCCATCCTGACTCTGAGTCTGTCCTATATGGTTGGAATGATTGCCAGCTTCTATGATACAGATACGGTCATCATGGCTGTGGGCATCACTGTGGTCGTCTGCTTCACCGTTGTGCTTTTCTCACTGCAG AGCAAATATGACTTCACTTCCTGCTGGGGAGTTCTTTTCGTCTGTTTGATTGTCCTGTTCCTCGCCTCTTTTCTCTGCATCTTCATCCAAAACAAAATCCTGCACATCGTCTATGCTTCGCTCGGGGCCCTGCTGTTCACCTGC TTCCTGGCTGTGGACACTCAGCTTCTCCTCGGCAACAAGAAGTTGGCCATCAGCCCAGAGGAGTACGTCTACGCAGCTCTCAACCTCTACACTGACATCATCAACATCTTCCTTTACATCCTGACCATCGTGGGTCGCGCCAGGGACTGA